The DNA segment GCCTTCGCCTGCGTCTTGCCCAGCTCGACCCCCCACTGGTCGAACGAGTCGATACCCCAGACGACGCCCTCGGTGAACACCTGGTGCTCGTAGAGTGCGATCAGCTGACCCACCACCGACGGCGTCAGCTTGGTCGCGAGAATGCTTGTCGTCGGCCGGTTTCCGGGCATCACTTTGTGCGGCACGACGTCGGCGGGGGTGTCCGCTGGAAGATCACGGGCGATTTCCGCCGCATCTCTGCCGAACGCCAGCACCTGCGTCTGGGCGAAGAAATTGCTCATCAACAGGTCGTGCATGCTGCCGGTGCCGTCGGCGGTCGGCAGATCGTCGGTGGGCTCGCTGAACCCGATGAAGTCGGCGGGCACCAGCCGCGTCCCCTGGTGCAGCAGTTGGTAGAACGCGTGTTGGCCGTTGGTGCCCGGCTCACCCCAGAAGATCTCCCCGGTGTCGGTGACGACGGAGGTGCCGTCGGCGCGCACCGACTTGCCGTTCGACTCCATCGTCAACTGCTGCAGATACGCCGCGAACCGCGACAGGTCGTTCGAATACGGCAGCACCGCCCGCGACTGCGCACCGAAGAAGTTCGAATACCAGAGCCCGATCAATCCCAGCAGCGCCGGCGCGTTGGACTCCAGCGGTGCGGTGCGGAAGTGCTCGTCGACGAGGTGGAATCCGGACAGGAACTCCGCGAAGCGCTCCTTGCCGATCGCGGCCATCACGCTCAACCCGATCGCGCTGTCGACCGAGTAGCGCCCGCCCACCCAGTCCCAGAAACCGAACATGTTGTCGGTGTTGATGCCGAACTCGTCGACCAGGCGCTTGTTGGTCGACACGGCGAC comes from the Mycolicibacterium litorale genome and includes:
- the pgi gene encoding glucose-6-phosphate isomerase; the protein is MDSDALQIPDIAATPAWQALQAHHDQIAGTHLRELFDEDPSRGTELTVSVGDLYIDYSKHRLTRETLRLLVDVARAAGLEARRDAMFSGVHINTSEDRAVLHTALRLPRDAQLTVDGQDVVADVHEVLDRMGDFTDRLRSGEWTGATGERITTVVNIGIGGSDLGPVMVYDALRHYADAGISARFVSNVDPADLVAKLDGLNPATTLFIVASKTFSTLETLTNATAARRWLTAALGDSAVSKHFVAVSTNKRLVDEFGINTDNMFGFWDWVGGRYSVDSAIGLSVMAAIGKERFAEFLSGFHLVDEHFRTAPLESNAPALLGLIGLWYSNFFGAQSRAVLPYSNDLSRFAAYLQQLTMESNGKSVRADGTSVVTDTGEIFWGEPGTNGQHAFYQLLHQGTRLVPADFIGFSEPTDDLPTADGTGSMHDLLMSNFFAQTQVLAFGRDAAEIARDLPADTPADVVPHKVMPGNRPTTSILATKLTPSVVGQLIALYEHQVFTEGVVWGIDSFDQWGVELGKTQAKALLPVLTGDDSPAEQSDTSTDALVRHYRAQRGRSA